The genomic region GGCATCAGCAACTCCACCCGCAGGCCGAGCCCCCGCTGCTGGGCGACGAACTCCTCCACCTGGTTGCGACAGGCGTGATCGAGGTGGGTCACACCGGTCAGGTCGAGCCGGATGCGCGGCTTGCCCGCCTCGGCGGCGGCCTCCAGGGCCTCGATCAGCTGGGGCAGCCGCAGGAACGTGGCGTTGCCCGCCATGACGACCTTGGCGGTGTCCTCCTCCAGGTGCTGCTTGATGACGGTCTGCGACATGCGAAGGGCCGCGAGGACGATGCCGGCGGCCAGGCCGAAGAGGACGCCTTCGAGGAGCGCGGTCGCCACGATGACCAGCGTGGTGAGGGTCATCACCGCGAACTCGCCCCGGTCCTGGCGCCACATCTTCGGGAACTCCTCGGGGGCGAAGAGCTTCCAGCCGCTGTGGACGAGGACGCCCGCGAGGACGGCGATCGGGATCAGGGCGAGGACCTGGGGCAGGAGCAGCGCGAAGGCCAGCAGCCACAGGCCGTGCAGCGTACGGGACAGGCGGGTCTTGGCGCCCGCCTGGACGTTCGCGGAACTGCGGGCCACGACCGCAGTGATGGGCAGCGCGCCGAGGAGGCCCGCCACGGTGTTTCCGGCGCCCTGGGCGATGAGTTCGGGGTTGTAGCGGGTGCGCGGGCCGCTGTGCATACGGTCCACTGCGGCGGCCGTGAACAGGCTCTCCGCCGAGGCGATCACCGTGAAGGTGAGGATGGCGGTGATGATCCCGACGTCGGCGAGTCCCGCGAACTCGGCCGGGCCGGGGACGTCCACGGACGCGAGCAGATTGCCCACCTGGAGCGTCTTCACGTCCACGCCCGGCAGCGAGGCGACCGCGATACCGATCCCGACGGCCACGAGCGCGGCCGGGACCTTCTTCACCGGGCCCGGCATCTTCTTCCACAGGAAGCTGAGCGCGATGGTGGCGATGCCGAGTCCTGCGGCGATCAGCGCCTGGGGGTTGGCGGAGGTGTCGGCGATCAGACCGGGGAGGCCCGCCATGTTCTCGATCGGCGTGCCCGGGGCCTTGGAGTCGGACATCGGGTACAACTGGCTGAACATCAGCGGCAGTCCGATGCCCGCGAGCATGCCCTGGACGACGGCCAGCGAGATCGCCTGGAAGATCCGGCCGAGGCGGACCAGGCCCAGGACGATCTGCAGGATGCCCGAGCCGAGGACGATCACGCCGAGCATGGCGACGCCGTACTCGACGACGGTCTCCGCCACGAGGGCCGCCAACCCGGCCGCCGGACCGCTGACTTGGAGGGTGCTGCCGCGCGCGGCGCCGACCACCAGGCCGCCGATGACACCGGAGATGATGCCCAACTCGGCGGGGACACCGGAGGCGACGGCCACGCCGATGCACAGGGGGAGCGCGACGAGGAAGACGACGAGGGAGGCGGTGATCTCGGTCGCGAGGTCGGCCTTCGGCCCCTTGGTGCTCTTGCTGGTTCCGGCGGTCTTGTTCGTCCTTGCGGTCCTTGCGGTCCTGGCGGTCTTGGTCGGCGGGGTGGCGCCCGTCGAAGTGGCTGCCGATGTGGCTGCCGAAGTGGGGGCCGAAGTGGGGGCCGGCGGGGAGATGTCCGGGGCGTAGGCGGGTGCGGTCGGGGCGGGGAAGTCCGGGACCGGCGGGGCGTCCGGCATCCTGGCGTGCGCCGGTACGCGTCCGCGTGCGTGCAGCCCGCTCATGCGGCGTGCACCCGGAAGCTGCCGTCCTCGTCCAACTCGTGGACCTGGCCGGTGTCGACCTCGTAGTACCAGCCGTGCAGCCGCAGCCGTCCCGCGTCGAGCCGTGGCTTGGTCACCGGGTAACTCCGCAGAGCCGCAAGCTGGTTGACGACGTTGAGCTGGGCCACGGCGGGCATCGACGGGTCCTCGAATGCTCCGTCGAGCAACGGCGCGAGCTCCGGGCGGGCCAGGTCCAGCCAGGCGTCCACACCGGGCAGCGCGGACAGGTCGTCGCCGGACTTCAGAGCGCCCATCGCGCCGCAGTGGGAATGGCCGCACACGACGATGTCCTGAACGCCGAGCACCTCCAGTGCGTACTCGATGGTGGCGGCCTCGCCGGAGGCGCCCTGCCGCCCGTGCGGTGGAACGATATTGCCCGCGTTCCGCAGCTCGAATATCTCTCCGGGCCGTGCGCCCGTGATCAGGGCGGGTATGACCCGTGAGTCCGAGCAGGTAATGAACAATGCCTCCGGATATTGGCCTTCGGCCAGTTTCCGGTATTCGCCGCTCTCGAAATCGACGCGCCTCTTGAACGAGCGGGCGCGGTCCAGCAGTGCCTTCACGGTTCCTCCCGGCAGGGGGTTCGACCAGGGCTTTCCCGTCGTGCTCTCACCGTAGAGGGGCTACTGCCAGGCGAAGGTTAAGAGAACACTAGAGCAGGGCCAGGGATGGCCCATATTTCGTCCCGGCGGCCTGAATCCTCGTCGCCTACAAGCCATCCAGGGGCGGTTTTGAGCGGCCGGTCACATTGCCTTGGGTATAGGAGACGTGCCTATGACTGCTCTTGTAGCGTGTGCCCTCCACGGCACGGAATTCGTGCTGTCCGGATTCATGGGGAGACAGGGCGTATGGGCGTACGAGTGCTGCTCATCGAGGACGACGAGACGATCGCCGAGCCGCTCGCCGAGGGTCTGGGTCACTTCGGGCTGACGGTCGACCACGTCTCGACCGGGGCCGCCGGGCTGAGAGGGCCGTACGGCGATGTCGTCCTGCTCGACCTGGGGTTGCCCGACATGGACGGCATCGACGTCTGCCGTGGGATCCGGCAGTACTCCGACGTGCCCGTCATCATCCTCAGCGCGCGCGGCGAGGAGGCCGACCGCGTCCTGGGTCTGGAACTCGGCGCCGACGACTACCTGGCGAAGCCCTTCAGCCTGCGTGAACTGGTGGCCCGGATCAGGGCGGTCACGCGCCGTACCCAGCCGGGCCGCGGCCTGCAACAGGGCCTGCAACAGGGCCTGACGGAGGGTGAGTTCATGGCGACGCCGCCCGGTGGGACACCTGTGGTGGGCCCGTTCGGTGCGGGTCCGCTCGGCACGGGCGCGTTCGGAATGGGTCCGCTCGGATCGGGTCCGATCGGTACGGGGACCCTCGGCTCGGGTCCGATCGGTACGGGTCCGATCGGCACAGGGACCCTTGGTGCGGGCGTGCGGGTGACCGGCCTGCTCGGTGACGGGTCGACCACCGCCGGGTCGCTCGGTGCCGGGTCTGCGGATTCCGGCCCTTCGGATTCCGGCCCTTCGGGCGTCGGCTCTTCGGGAGTTGGCCCTTCGGGCGTCGGCTCTTCGGGCGTCGGCTCTTCGGGCGTCGGGCCTTCGGGTGTGGGGCCTTCGGGTGTGGGGCCTTCGGGTGTCGGGCCTTCGGGTGTCGGCTCGTCCGACTGGCGGTCTCGTTCCGAGGGGGCGTACGAGTCGGCGTCCTCGCCGAGTGCCGGATCCTCCGCCGCCCGGCTTCGCGCCGCGGAACCGCGGGACGAGAAGCCGTTCAGGGGCGAGTCGTTCAGCGCCGAGCCGTTCGCGGGTGAGTCGTTCTCCGCGGGGCCGGACACGGCTGGGCGCGACACCGCGCGGCGGGACGCCGCAGGGTGGGGTGGTTCCGGGCGAGGCGGCTCCGGGCGGGGCAAATCCCGGCGGGGCATTGGCAGTCGGGGCATTGCCGGTTCGGACGAACCGGGGCCGGCTGTCGCGGGGGCGGATGCCACATCGCCCGCGCGGCCGTCGTACGACCGGTTCGACGGCACCGGCGCACGGTCTTTGTACGACCCGTCCGACGGCATCCGCACGCCGTCTTCGTACGACCCCACCGACGGCAACGGCACGCCGTCTTCGTACGACCCGTCCGCAGCGACTCGCACGCCGGACCCGTACGACTCCGCCGACTCCGGCGAGTCCGCCGGGCGCACCCGCGCATCGACCTCGTACGAACTTCCCGGAGACACCCGGGCCGTCGACCCGTACGACCTGTCGTCCGGCGCCGCCCGTTCCTCCGGCCCGTACGACTCCTACGACCAGCCGTCCGGTGTTGGACCTTCCGGTATGGGGCGGCGCTTCGAGGAGTCCTCGCGTTCCTTCGACGCCGGGCCGGCCTTCGAGTTCGCGCCGCCGGTCCCGGCCGGGCGGCCGCGGCGGGAGCCGTCGGCGGGGCTTGCCGAGAGCGCACCTGATGCCGAGCCGGGGGCGGAGTCGGCCGCCGAGGAGCCGTCCGCCCCCGGCCCCCTCGTCGTCGACCGCCGCACCCGGCAGGTCTGGGTGGGTGACGCACCGGTCTCGCTGACGCCGAAGGAGTTCGAACTGCTCGCGCTGCTCACCGAGGACCCCGGAGCGGTCTACTCGCGGCAGCAGATCCTGGACCGGGTGTGGGACCCGCACTACCAGGGACCGACCAAGACGCTGGACGTCCATGTCGCCACGCTGCGAAGGAAGTTGGGGAACTCGGCGTGGATCCAGACCCTGCGCGGGGTCGGATTCAGACTCGCCGTGCAGAACCGGCCGCCCTCGGCGGGCGGAACCGTGAGTGGGGCGACGGGCGGCTCGTACGGGGAGCAGCCCGGCAGACGGAACGACTCATCCGGCACGCCCGGCACGCCCGGCACGCCCGGCACGCCCGGCACGCCCGGCTCGTACGGATCGTTCGAGTCGTTCGAGTCGTTCGGGTCGAGTGGCGCGCACGACGACCTTCCGGGCGGCGGATCCCAAGGAGCCCGGCCGGCGGCCTTCCGGTGACGCGTCGGCTCCTGCTCAGTTACCTGAGCCTCGCCGTGTTGCTCCTGCTCTGCCTGGAGATCCCGTTGGGCTTCGTCTACTCCCGCGGCGAGCGCGAGCGGGTCACCAACCTGGCGAAGGAGGAGGCGGAGTCGGTCTCCGCGTACGCGTCGCTGGCCCTCTCCATGGGCGGCCGCGCGGGACGGGACCTGCCCGGCAGGGTGAGCCGCTGCGCGGACCGCATCGACGGCAAGGTGGTGGTCGTCGACCGTTCCGGCGCGTTGGTCACCAGTTCGCACACCCTGTCGGCGGCGGAGACGCAGGGCCTCGCCACCCGTCCCGGGATCGCGGCGGCGCTGCGGGGAGCGGCCACGCAGGACGTCCGTACCTCCACCATCGGCGGCGTCCAGTACCTGTCGGTCGCGGCCCCGATCGCGCAGGGCTCGTACGAACAGGGCGCCGTGTGGATCACGTTGCCCACGCGGATGGTGCAGGCCCGGGTGCACCATGTCTGGCTGCTGCTGGCGCTCGGCGGGCTCGCGGCCCTCACCGCCGTCGCGGTCATCGGCTTCGCCATCGCCCGCTGGACCGGCCGCCCCATCCGTGAACTGGAGCGCGCCACGCACGAGTTGGCCGAGGGCGGCCCGTCCACACCGGTGGCGATCACCAAGGGACCGCCGGAGGTACGGAGCCTCGCGGCCACCTTCAACCGCACCGCGGCCCGCCTCGAACACCTCCTCGCCTCCCAGCGCGCCTTCGCGGGCGAGGCCTCGCACCAGCTCAAGACGCCCCTCGCCGCGCTGCGACTGCGCCTGGAGAACCTGGAGTCCGACATCGCCCTGCACGCCCGGGGCAACCTGACCGCCGCGATGACCGAGACCGACCGGCTCGCCAGGATGGTCGAGGGGCTGCTGGCGATGGCCCGGCTCGACGAGAGCGCGGCGGTGCGCGAGCCGGTTGACCTGGACCGGGTCTGCGCGGAGCGGCACCGGGCCTGGGCGCCGATGTTCGAGCAGTACGGCGTACAGCTCGTGCTGCTCGGCGACTACGGCGGACCGGTCCTCGCCCTGCCCGGCGCGGTCGAGCAGATCCTGGACAACCTGCTGTCCAACGCACTGCGCGTGGCGCCCCGTCACTCCACGGTGTCCATCGACCTGCGCAGGCCCGAGACCCACGAACGCCGCTTCCACCACCGCCCGGCGGGCCCGGACCGCGTCGAACTGCACGTCACGGACGAGGGCCCCGGCATGACCGAGGAACAGCGCCGCCGCGCCTTCGACCGCTTCTGGCGCGCTCCCGACGCGCCGAAGGGCGGTACGGGGCTGGGTCTGGCCCTCGTCCAGCGGCTTGCCCATGCGAGCGGAGGTGACGTCCTGCTCCGTGCCGGTGCCTCCGGCGGTTTGGACGCGGTGGTCCGGCTGGCGCCGGGCGGTGGTGGCTCGGCGGCTTCCCCGAGACCGTTGGAGAGCGCGGCTCAACGGGTGTTCTGAGGCTCGCGCGGTAGGGCATGAAGGCCTGCGGGTTTGTTGTGGCTGGTCGCGCCCACGATGGGGGTCCCCCCGCTCGAGCGAAGCCGAGAGTGGGGGAGGAGCCGCCTATCGACACAGCCCCGCGCCCAGAAAGACGGGGCCGCGCCCCTGCCTTTCGTCGACGTCATCGCGTGTCACCCACTACAGCGACGAACCCCCGTCGATCACCAGGTCCGTGCCGATCACGGACGCCGCGGCGTCGGAGGCCAGGTACAGAACGGCCTCGGCCACCTCCTCCGTCGACGAGACGCGGCCGAGCGGCGACTCCTCCTTCATCCGCGCGGCGCGGTCGGCGTCGGTCTCGCCGGGCCGCAGCGACATGGTGGTCGCGGAGGCGCCGGGGCTCACGGCGTTGATACGGATGCCGTCGGAGACGTGGTCGAGGGCGGCGCCGGCGGTGAGCGCGGAGACGGCGGCCTTGGAGGCGGCGTACGCGGTGGTGTTGGGCCACTGCATGTGCGCGCCCAGGTTGGAGGAGACGTTGACGATCGCCCCGCCGCCCGGCTGGGTCCGCATCTGCAGGACCTCGGCCCGCAGGGCGAGGAGTACACCGGTGACGTTGATGTCGAGCAGCGTCCGCCAGTCCTCCTCGGGGAGGTCGGCGATGGGCTGTCCGCCGCGGAAGACGCCCGCGTTGTTCACGGCGACGTCGAGAGAGCCGAAGCGGTCGACCGCCGTGCGGACGAGCGCCGCCATGTCCGCGGCGCTTGCCACGTCGGCGACCTGCGCGACCGCCGTGCCACCGGCCCGTTCGGCGAGAGCGACGGTCTCGTCGAGCGTCTCCCGGGTACGGCCCGCCACGACGACGGAGGCGCCCTCGGCGGCGAACGCGAGCGCGACGGCCCGCCCGATCCCGGTTCCGCCCCCGGTGACGAGGACGGTGCGCTGCGAGAAGCGGATGCGGTTCATGAGTAACTCCCTTTCGGAGAAAGCTGGTTGGGGAACCGGACAAGGTGAGTTGGGGAACGTGGACGTGTGGGATCAGCGACGCGCGAGGCGTAGGGCCAGGGCGGCGGTGCCGAAGAGGACCGCTGTCACCGCGAGACTCGCCGCGTCGCCGCCGACGGCGAGCAACAGGGCGAAGACGACGGTCGGCCCGGTCTCCATCGCCGTGTTGTGCACACCGCCCGCGAGCCCGGTCCGCTCCGCGGGCACCCGGTCGGTGGCCAGCACGGCGGCCCCGGCGAAGGAGGCGGCGACCCCGGCGGCCAGCAGGACGAAGCCGGGAAGAAGCCCGTACGCGTACGGGATGTCACCACCGAATCCACCGGAACCACCAAATCCACCGGAACCACCAAATCCACCGGAACCACCAAATCCGCTGAATCCGCCGAATCCCGTGAGCGCGAGCAGCGTGAGGCCCACCGCACCGACGGCCAGCCCGAAGCCGGTGACGACGGCCGCTCCGTACCGCCCGACGAGCCGCCCCGCCACTCGGCCGGACGCGAGGAGCGCCACGGCGAACGGTACGAACGCGGCCGACGTCCGCAACGCCGACCAACCGCGGTCGTCCTGCAGATGGAGCGAGAACACTACGAAGACGGTCGAGGTCCCGGCCGCGGTCAGCGCGGTGGCGGCGAGCCCGAGCGCGCGCCGCCCGTCGAGCAGGAAGCGCGGCGGCAGCAGCGGATCACGCGCCCGCCGCTCGACCTGGACGAACACGACCAGCAGGACGACTCCGGCGGCCAGTGGCCCGAGCACCCGGCCCGATGTCCAGGGCCACGCGTCGGTGAGGACGAGCCCGTAGCTGGCGGAGGCCAGCCCGGCTGTGGCCAAGAGGGCGCCGGGGACGTCGAGTTGGGGGCGGGCGGGGTGCGCGGACCCGCTGTTCCCGGAGTGCGCTCGGGTCGCCTCGGGCGGCAGCACCCGGGGCGGCAGCACCCGGGGCGCCAGCGCGAGCGCCGCCACCGTCGCGGCGAGCGGTACGGCGAAGGCCCAACGCCAGGACAAAAGCGCCGAGATGACGCCGGAGAGCAGATTGCCCGCCGTGGCACCGAGGACCGAAAGCCCGCCCCAGGTCGCCATCGCGCCCCGGTACGCGGCGGGGGAGGGGAACACCGTCCGCAGCACCGCCATCGCGGCCGGCGCGATCAGGGCCGCGCCCGCGCCCTGGGCGAACCGGGCCGCGAGCAGCGTGCCGTAACCGGGAGCGAGCGGGGCGGCGACCGACGCGACCCCGAACACCAGCAGCCCAGCGGTGAGCGTCCGATGCCCGCCGTACCGGTCGGCGAGCCGCCCCCCGAACAGCAACAGCCCGGCGAACGTCAGCCCGTACGCCGCACTGAGCAGAATCAACTCCTCGCGCCGCACCCCGAATTCGTCCCCGATCCCCGGCAGCGGCACGGCCACGGCGGCCAACGTGAAGATCAGCATGACCTGCACGCCACCGAGCAGTACGAACGCGGCTCGGCTGGAGCGGGATGTGATCACGGCAACGGCCACGAGTTCCCCCTAACTAGACCGATCGTTTCAAAAAGAGGGCAGCAATTCAGGGGTGCGGGGAACTGTGCAATCTTTTAGGGGCGCGAGGCTCTGGCATGTGCGGCTCCTCCCCCACTCTCGGCTTCGCTCGAGCGGGGGAACCCCCATCGTGGGCGCGACCAGCCCCCACCGGCCCGCCGATGGCAACGTGCATGGGGCGGGCGGTGTCAGTCGAGCAAGGTGAGAGCCTGCTCAGCCGCATCCCGAACCCGCCCGGGCTCCGCCGATGCCTTGCCGACCACCCGCAACCCCTGCATCAACACCAGCAACATCCGAGCCAGCGCCCGAGGATCCCGATCCTCCGCAAGCTCCCCCTGCGCCTGCGCACGCACCAGCGCCGAGTGCATCAGGGTCTCGATGTGGTCCCAGCTGAGCTCGACCCGCCGGGCCGCCGAAGTGTCGTGAGGCGCCAGCTCGGCCGCCGTGTTGGTGACGAAACAGCCGTTGAGGCGGCAGGACTCGTCCGCCGCCTCGGCCGCGAACCGCCGTACCAGCGCACGCACGGCGGGCAACGCCGCCCCCGCCTGCGACAGTTCGCGCAACATCAGCGCATCGCTCGACTCCCCGTACCGGTCCAGTGCCTTCAGGTACAGCTCGTGCTTGTTGCCGAAGGTCGCGTAGATGCTGGCGCGCCCGACGCCGAGGTGCTCGACGAGGTCCGCCATCGACGTCGCCTCGTAGCCGCGCCGCCAGAACAGCTCGAGGGCCGACTGCAGCGCGGCGTCCGGATCGAACTCCTTGGTCCTGGCCACGTACCGCAGCCTAGGCCTTTCTGAAACGATCGGTCAAGATGAGATCCGGTGAGCGTGCCTACCGCGCCCGCACCTCGTACGTCGCCACCTTTACCGTCTCGTCGTCCAGGCACTGGCCCGACTCCAGGTCGAAACGCTGCTTGAGGAGTGGTGAGGCGACGAACGGGCGGCCCTGGTGGGTGCCCGTGAGCCCGCGGGAGAGGACGGCCGCACCGGAGAACGGGTCGCGGTTGTCGATCGCGTACATCTCGCCCGCGCGGTCCCTGAAGAGCGCGACCTGGCGGCCGTCCGGGAGCAGCGCCGCCACCCCGCGGCCGGGGGTCAGTACGGAGAGGTCGCAGACCGTGAACCAGCCGTCCGTCAGCTGGAGTTGGACCGTGGTGGTGGTCGTCGTGGTCGTCTCGGGGGCCAGGGTCATCGCTGGGCGCTTCCTTCCAGGGGACGTGTGCCGATGGTCAGCAGCGGCAGGTCGGGCTTGATCTGGTCGCGCTCGGGGACGAAGCCGACAACCGGGTCGGGGGTGTCCGGCGCGTTCACGAAGGAGACGAAGCGGGACAGCTTCTCCGGGTCGTTGATGGTCTCGGCCCACTCGTCGCGGTAGCCCGCGACATGCGCCGCCATCAGGGACTCCAGCTCCTCGCAGATGCCCAGCGAGTCCTCCACGACCACCTCGCGGATGTGGTCGAGCCCGCCGGGGATCCGCTCCAGCCAGGTCGAGGTGCGCTCCAGGCGGTCGGCCGTGCGGATGTAGAACATCAGGAAACGGTCGATCAGGCGGATCAGTTCGGCGTCCGAGAGGTCCTGGGCGAGGAGGTCGGCGTGGCGCGGGGTGGCGCCGCCGTTGCCGCCGACGTACAGGTTCCAGCCGTTCGCGGTGGCGATGATGCCGAAGTCCTTCGACTGGGCCTCGGCGCACTCGCGGGCGCACCCGGAGACCGCCGACTTGAGCTTGTGCGGGGAGCGCAGACCCCGGTAGCGCAGCTCCAGGTCGATCGCCATCCGTACCGAGTCCTGGACGCCGTACCGGCACCAGGTCTGCCCGACACAGGACTTGACCGTCCGCAGCGACTTTCCGTACGCGTGCCCGGACTCGAAGCCCGCGTCCACCAACCGGGCCCAGATCAGCGGCAGTTGTTCGACGCGCGCGCCGAACATGTCGATCCGCTGACCGCCGGTGATCTTCGTGTAGAGGCCGAAGTCCCGGGCCACCTCGCCGATCACGATGAGCTTCTCGGGGGTGATCTCGCCGCCGGGGATGCGCGGCACGATCGAATAGGAGCCGTTCTTCTGGAGGTTGGCGAGGAAGTGGTCGTTGGTGTCCTGGAGCGAGGCCTGCTCGCCGTCCAGGACATAGCCGTTGGCGCCGATCGTGGGCGCCAGCGAGGCGATGATCGAGCCGACCGTGGGCTTGCAGATCTCGCAGCCGTCGCCGCCGCGCGCGTTCTCGCGGCCGTAGCGGTCCAGGAGTTGCCGGTACGAGGTGATGCGCAGGGCGAGGACGATCTCGTACAGCTCCTCGCGGGTCTGGGCGAAGCAGCCGCACAGGCCCTTGTCGACCTCGATGCCGCTCGCCTCCAGCTCGGAGGTGACCAGCTGGCCGAGAACCTTGACGCAACTCCCGCAGCCCGTACCGGCCTTGGTGCACTTCTTCACCTCGGGCACCGTCGTGCACTCGTGGTCGGTGACCGCGCCGCGGATCGCGCCCTTGGTGACGTTGTGGCAGGAGCAGATGATCGCCTCGTCCGGCAGCGCGGACGGACCGAGCTGGACGGACGCGCCGGCGCCGGCCGGGAGGACCAGCTGCTCCGGGGAGACCGGCGGGACCGAGCCGGTGAACGCGCGCAGCGTGCCGTACGCCTCCGCGTCGCCGACCAGGATGCCGCCGAGCAGCTCGCCGTTCCGGCCGATGACCAGCTTCTTGTACGTACCGGAGCGGGAGTCCGAGTAGACGACGTCGAGGCAGTCCTCGGCCGTGCCGTGCGCGTCGCCGAAGGACGCCACGTCCACGCCGAGCAGCTTCAGCTTGGTGGACAGGTCGGCGCCGGTGAACGACAACTGCTCGCTCTCGTCGGCGGCGATGGACGTGGTGGCCGAGATGGCCGCGGCGGCCGTCTCGGCCTGCTCGTAGCCGGGCGCGACCAGGCCGTACACCCGGCCGTCCGACGCGAGCGCGCACTCGCCGATCGCGAACACGTGCGGGTCGTTGACGGTCCGGCACTGCTCGTCGACCGTGATGCCGCCGCGCTCGCCGACCGTCAGACCGCAGTCGCGGGCGAGCTGGTCGCGGGGGCGGACACCGGCCGAGAACACCACCAGGTCGGTGGCGAGCTCGGAGCCGTCGGACAGCTTCATGCCGGTCACGGCGCCCGAGGCGTCCGTGACGATCTCCTGCGTACCCACTCCGGTGTGGACGCTCAGGCCCATGTCCTCGATGGTGCGCAGCAGGGCCGCGCCACCGCCGTCGTCGACCTGCACCGGCATCAGGCGCGGCGCGAACTCCACGATGTGGGACGTGAGTCCGAGCCCCTTGAGCGCGCCCGCCGCCTCCAGTCCGAGCAGCCCGCCGCCGACCACGGCACCGGTCGTCGCCTTGGCCTTCGCGTACTCCTCGATCGCGAGCAGGTCCTCGATCGTGCGGTAGACGAAGCAGCCCTCGGCGTCCTTGTTCGGGACCGGCGGCACGAACGGGTACGAGCCGGTGGCCAGGACGAGCGTGTCGTAGTCAACTGTCAGGCCGGAGCGGGCCGTTACCCGCTTCGCGGCCCGGTCGACCGTTTCCGCCGGGTCGCCGACGTGCAGCTCGATTCCGTGGTCCTTGATGAACTCCATGTCCGTCATGGACAGTTCCTCGGGCGTGGTGCCCGAGAAGTACGAGGTCAGCTGCACGCGGTCGTACGCGGGACGCGGCTCCTCGCACAGCACGACCACGCGGTGTGTGGCGGTCAGGCCGCGCTCGGCGAGCGCTTCGAGGAAGCGCTGGCCGACCATGCCGTGGCCGACGAGCACGATCGTGGGGGTGGCCCCCAGGCTGGCGGTCATTCAGGAGCCTCCATCGTTGGTGAGCAGGTGGAGCAGAGGGCCGCCGTCGGAGGGCAGCGGCTCTGCTCCCTCCCAGGCGCGCGCGAGCGCGCCGACGGTGCCGAGCTCGCCGACGAGCACCCCGCCGACCAGGCGGTCGTCGCGGACGACGACCTTGCGGTACGTGCCGCGGGTGGCGTCGGCGAGCTGGATGACGTCGTCGCCGGGGCGCGGGGTGTGCTCCCCGAAGGCGGCGAGGTCGAG from Streptomyces sp. NBC_00878 harbors:
- a CDS encoding SulP family inorganic anion transporter; protein product: MSGLHARGRVPAHARMPDAPPVPDFPAPTAPAYAPDISPPAPTSAPTSAATSAATSTGATPPTKTARTARTARTNKTAGTSKSTKGPKADLATEITASLVVFLVALPLCIGVAVASGVPAELGIISGVIGGLVVGAARGSTLQVSGPAAGLAALVAETVVEYGVAMLGVIVLGSGILQIVLGLVRLGRIFQAISLAVVQGMLAGIGLPLMFSQLYPMSDSKAPGTPIENMAGLPGLIADTSANPQALIAAGLGIATIALSFLWKKMPGPVKKVPAALVAVGIGIAVASLPGVDVKTLQVGNLLASVDVPGPAEFAGLADVGIITAILTFTVIASAESLFTAAAVDRMHSGPRTRYNPELIAQGAGNTVAGLLGALPITAVVARSSANVQAGAKTRLSRTLHGLWLLAFALLLPQVLALIPIAVLAGVLVHSGWKLFAPEEFPKMWRQDRGEFAVMTLTTLVIVATALLEGVLFGLAAGIVLAALRMSQTVIKQHLEEDTAKVVMAGNATFLRLPQLIEALEAAAEAGKPRIRLDLTGVTHLDHACRNQVEEFVAQQRGLGLRVELLMPGPAKPASVADPAVGEQAHPTGAALPRHPYAPTTTGPTRGPGPTAEWFYLDTRPVPEEYASR
- a CDS encoding carbonic anhydrase, whose protein sequence is MKALLDRARSFKRRVDFESGEYRKLAEGQYPEALFITCSDSRVIPALITGARPGEIFELRNAGNIVPPHGRQGASGEAATIEYALEVLGVQDIVVCGHSHCGAMGALKSGDDLSALPGVDAWLDLARPELAPLLDGAFEDPSMPAVAQLNVVNQLAALRSYPVTKPRLDAGRLRLHGWYYEVDTGQVHELDEDGSFRVHAA
- a CDS encoding HAMP domain-containing sensor histidine kinase, with product MTRRLLLSYLSLAVLLLLCLEIPLGFVYSRGERERVTNLAKEEAESVSAYASLALSMGGRAGRDLPGRVSRCADRIDGKVVVVDRSGALVTSSHTLSAAETQGLATRPGIAAALRGAATQDVRTSTIGGVQYLSVAAPIAQGSYEQGAVWITLPTRMVQARVHHVWLLLALGGLAALTAVAVIGFAIARWTGRPIRELERATHELAEGGPSTPVAITKGPPEVRSLAATFNRTAARLEHLLASQRAFAGEASHQLKTPLAALRLRLENLESDIALHARGNLTAAMTETDRLARMVEGLLAMARLDESAAVREPVDLDRVCAERHRAWAPMFEQYGVQLVLLGDYGGPVLALPGAVEQILDNLLSNALRVAPRHSTVSIDLRRPETHERRFHHRPAGPDRVELHVTDEGPGMTEEQRRRAFDRFWRAPDAPKGGTGLGLALVQRLAHASGGDVLLRAGASGGLDAVVRLAPGGGGSAASPRPLESAAQRVF
- a CDS encoding SDR family NAD(P)-dependent oxidoreductase; this translates as MNRIRFSQRTVLVTGGGTGIGRAVALAFAAEGASVVVAGRTRETLDETVALAERAGGTAVAQVADVASAADMAALVRTAVDRFGSLDVAVNNAGVFRGGQPIADLPEEDWRTLLDINVTGVLLALRAEVLQMRTQPGGGAIVNVSSNLGAHMQWPNTTAYAASKAAVSALTAGAALDHVSDGIRINAVSPGASATTMSLRPGETDADRAARMKEESPLGRVSSTEEVAEAVLYLASDAAASVIGTDLVIDGGSSL
- a CDS encoding MFS transporter produces the protein MAVAVITSRSSRAAFVLLGGVQVMLIFTLAAVAVPLPGIGDEFGVRREELILLSAAYGLTFAGLLLFGGRLADRYGGHRTLTAGLLVFGVASVAAPLAPGYGTLLAARFAQGAGAALIAPAAMAVLRTVFPSPAAYRGAMATWGGLSVLGATAGNLLSGVISALLSWRWAFAVPLAATVAALALAPRVLPPRVLPPEATRAHSGNSGSAHPARPQLDVPGALLATAGLASASYGLVLTDAWPWTSGRVLGPLAAGVVLLVVFVQVERRARDPLLPPRFLLDGRRALGLAATALTAAGTSTVFVVFSLHLQDDRGWSALRTSAAFVPFAVALLASGRVAGRLVGRYGAAVVTGFGLAVGAVGLTLLALTGFGGFSGFGGSGGFGGSGGFGGSGGFGGDIPYAYGLLPGFVLLAAGVAASFAGAAVLATDRVPAERTGLAGGVHNTAMETGPTVVFALLLAVGGDAASLAVTAVLFGTAALALRLARR
- a CDS encoding TetR/AcrR family transcriptional regulator, producing MARTKEFDPDAALQSALELFWRRGYEATSMADLVEHLGVGRASIYATFGNKHELYLKALDRYGESSDALMLRELSQAGAALPAVRALVRRFAAEAADESCRLNGCFVTNTAAELAPHDTSAARRVELSWDHIETLMHSALVRAQAQGELAEDRDPRALARMLLVLMQGLRVVGKASAEPGRVRDAAEQALTLLD
- the nirD gene encoding nitrite reductase small subunit NirD, whose amino-acid sequence is MTLAPETTTTTTTTVQLQLTDGWFTVCDLSVLTPGRGVAALLPDGRQVALFRDRAGEMYAIDNRDPFSGAAVLSRGLTGTHQGRPFVASPLLKQRFDLESGQCLDDETVKVATYEVRAR